DNA from Branchiostoma lanceolatum isolate klBraLanc5 chromosome 6, klBraLanc5.hap2, whole genome shotgun sequence:
TGTCaagcaaaaataaataaatagttcAGTTTGAATAATCTGAAACCATATACATGATGTTATCCTTAGtcacccctgcttctcctaatggttcagtgaagtcaatacttgtctcgagcattgatatttctgacctagggtgaagagatgctgctacagtaacaattgagccgactttcttcgtaaatcgatggcaacatcaggctcttacgaattgatttaaaaaaatatatatatatatatttctctaAAAAGGGATACTGACTTAAAGCACAGTCATATGCAAAGTCCTCCCTAGAACTTTTCTGATAAATCTGATACCATGCCCTTTTCTTTCCATTTGCAGGAGGTGACATGGAGGAAAGAGCGAACATTTTAGTGGCAGAACTTCTGGACACAGAGCTGATAGGAGAGGGGTGTCTGTACACGTACCAACATGCACTCAAGCATCTTGTCACTGTAAGTCTAGCTTTGATGCAACAGTGCAGGGTTTAAAATGTacttaaaatgaaaaaaaaaacaataggtCAGGGCTCTCTTCAGCTTCCGTCTTTCCATTCCAGGACAAAATTTTGCTGCTGATCATGAGGACAACCATTCTGTCCCCCTAGATGAACAAAATTAGGATCTTAACAGCATTTTATTAAGCCATCAACAGTGCAACAAAAATGTCTTTTCAAATTTAGAATAAACAGTATTACAATCATGATGATAGGAGTATGTGATTGACTTGCAATGATAATCTGACAgtcatgtgatgatcatgtgatgatcatgtgacAGTCATGCAATGATCATGTGACAGTCACAtgatgaccacctggccatttgAAATTTGACCCTCAAAATGCTTGAATTAGCATTCAGGAGGTTTAGATTTGAAACATGCCTCCATGGACCCCCTAGACCAAACTGTAAGGACAGTATACACTGGAAAGAGCCCCGGACATCACCATGTTCAGCACACCTGGCCAAGGTGATCATCATGTGACTGTCACATGATCATTGCATGACTgtcacatgatcatcacatgacTGTTACAATCATTACATTTCTATCACATGCTCATAAGATAATCATTGTTAAACTGTCACTTGATAAAAATTTCAAGCCATGAATGTCGCATTATATTGAAGCTTTATTACTATTAATGTAAAATATATACAAACTATCAATgtcattttcatctttttctccaTCctgttgtgcccccctcccccacagccAGACTGCATATTTGTGCCCCACGCTGCCACAGTCTATGCCCAAGTGGTAGAGTCCGACTTCATGTGGAACTGGCACAGGCTACGGGACCTACCACTGACAGGTAGGGGGAGGAAAAGAAAAGTTCAAAGCATTTACCTGTCTTAGGTTGTCATATGACTGTGGTGTCATCCAGTGTCCATCTTTATTTCTATATCCCTTTGGCCACACTTCTATTTTGGGCCAAAGCTACACATGAATATCACTATTTGATGGTATATCCCAaatttattgatacataattcactatacacaaggctatcatcttatataccagggtttatttcaatggacttaaatagcaaacttaagacaaacaaacaaaggcacaaataacaaacaagtacatattgacatgtgacatgttggaaaatatattaaagaatgtctagacgataGAAACTAGTACTCCTATCATTCTAaccccatactatacactcttgtaatTTAGTTAGACTAGCCCTTAGATATAGAACTGTAggtatgtaccagccatacaatgtactttgtaccttgtacagttgTTGCACAATAAAGTTATCTGTAAAAGAGCTGAGTCCTCAGCAGAGAATTCAAAGCAATATTGCATTATTTGGTTTAACTTTGCCAGGGAAACTAAAAAATTAAATGTAAGTTAGAgctttttgtgtgttctgtccatAAAAGCTTGTGAGGTCTAACAATTGTTCCCTCTTTTTTTCAGGTTGCGAGAAGGCTTTGGTCCCCTCATTAGACATGGAGGCCTGCACGGGGGCTGCAGCAGTCCATGATATACAGCTGAGTCAAGTCAAGCAGGGGCAGTTCAAACCCCTTACAGAGCCCATCAAAGTTTTCAGGTgcacaattttttcaaatgattgaCACCAACAAGAGGGAACACCTAACACAATTATATATTagtgactctctctctctctctctctctctctctctctctctctctctatccagttttatgtcttttgttccccatcatctgggggttagacgtgcttacacatggatgggggagccccagaactcctcatcaagtgcaagtcttttttggaGCAAGAGGGCATACGGCTgtatgcccttcctaacgccaacccaaaccctattgctgggcttaggacatgggaaatgtgtgttaagtgcctttcccaagggcacaatgtctgggtgcatgtccggacatgtctgggtatcccactggggattgaacctgggtcttattggttcatagccggatgctctgccactatgccacactgACGCCACTTTTTTATATAACttaaagtacaatgaacagttcGCAGTCACGTTCTATATATTAAGGACTGCCACCTTTTACAGTAGCATCCATGTTGCATGAGCAGCAAAAGCCGGGATTTGtgctcccaacctcttggtcctgTGGTGGGGTCGCTAACCACCACACTACAAAAGTTAGGGCTGTGTTGTGAAAAAGAACAAAGTTATCAGTTTCGAattgatttgtatttttttttttagtactAAGTTTCTTATCacagcatatttttttttcttaatcagGTTTGAGTTTGACAAGAAGACAGAATCTCTGGAGCGCCAAGTCGATCTGAGTGTGACGGTGACAGAAACCGGGCAGGCAGAGGTGGTTCTGATGTGGTGGGACATAGAGATGGTCCCAGACAGCTCAGTTCTACTGTCTGTAGCTCCGTCATGGGCACATCCTACTCCTCATAACATGCAGGTATGTAgggctgtacatgtaatgttagtttAGCTGGTCGTACAGACTGGCACAGGTGGTTCTGATGTGGTGGGACATAGAGATGGACCCTGACAGCTCAGTTCTACTGTCTGTAGCTCCGTCATGGGCACATCCTACTCCTCACAACATGCAGGTATGCAgggctgtacatgtaatgttagtttAACTGGTCATACAGACTGGCacaggtggtggtggtgatgtgGTGGGACATAGAGATGGACCCAGACAACTCAGTTCTACTGTCTGTAGCTCCGTCATGGGCACATCCTACACCTCACAACATGCAGGTATGTAgggctgtacatgtaatgttagtttTACTGGTCATACAGACTAGCACAGGTGGTTCTGATGTGGTGGGACATAGAGATGGATCCAGACAGCTCAGTTCTACTGTCTGTAGCTCCGTCATGGGCACATCCTACTCCTCACAACATGCAGGTATGCAgggctgtacatgtaatgttagtttAACTGGTCATACAGACTGGCacaggtggtggtggtgatgtgGTGGGACATAGAGATGGACCCAGACAACTCAGTTCTACTGTCTGTAGCTCCGTCATGGGCACATCCTACACCTCACAACATGCAGGTATGTAgggctgtacatgtaatgttagtttTACTGGTCATACAGACTAGCACAGGTGGTTCTGATGTGGTGGGACATAGAGATGGATCCAGACAGCTCAGTTCTACTGTCTGTAGCTCCGTCATGGGCACATCCTACTCCTCACAACATGCAGGTATGCAGGGCTGTACATAGTTAAACTGGTCATACAGACTGGCACAGGTGGTTCTGATGTGGTGGGACATAGAGATGGTCCCAGACAGCTCAGTTCTACTGTCTGTAGCTCCGTCATGGGCACATCCTACTCCTCACGACATGCAGGTATGTAGGGCTGTCATGTAATGTTAGTTTAACTGGTCATACAGACTGGCACAGGGCATCATGTGGTGGGACATAGAGATGGACCCAGACAGTTCAGTTCTACTGTCTGTAGCTCCGTCATGGACACATCCTATTCCTCACAACATGCAGGTATGTAgggctgtacatgtaatgttagtttAACTGGTCATACAGACAGGCACAGGTTGTTCTGATGTGGTGGGACATAGAGATGGACCCAGATAGTTCAGTTCTACTGTCTGTAGCTCCGTCATGGGCACATCCTACTCCTCACAACATGCAGGTATGTAgggctgtacatgtaatgttagctTAACTGGTCATACAGACTGGCACAGGTGGTTCTGATGTGGTGGGACATAGAGATGGATCCAGACAGCTCAGTTCTACTGTCTGTAGCTCCGTCATGGGCACATCCTACTCCTCTCAACATGCAGGTATGTAGGGCtgcacatgtaatgttagtttAACTGGTCATACAGACTGGCACAGGTGGTTCTGATGTGGTGGGAGTCACCGTGGGACATAGAGATGGACTCAGACAGCTCAGTTCTACTGTCTGTAGCTCCGTCATGGGCACATCCTACTCCTCATAACATGCAGGTATGTAgggctgtacatgtaatgttagtttAACTGGTCATACAGACTGACACAGGTTGTTCTGATGTGGTGGGACATAGAGATGAACCCAGACAGCTCAGTTCTACTGTCTGTAGCTCCGCCATGGGCACATCCTACTCCTCATAACATGCAGGTATGTAgggctgtacatgtaatgttagtttAACTGGTCATACAGACTGACACAGGTTGTTCTGATGTGGTGGGACATAGAGATGAACCCAGACAGCTCAGTTCTACTGTCTGTAGCTCCGCCATGGGCACATCCTACTCCTCACAACATGCAGGTATGTAgggctgtacatgtaatgttaaactGGTCATACAGACTGGCACAGGTGGTTCTGATGTGGTGGGACATAGAGATGGATCCAGACAGCTCAGTTCAACTGTCTGTAGCTCCGCCATGGGCACATCCTACTCCTCACAACATGCAGGTATGTAgggctgtacatgtaatgtttaaCTGGTCATACAGACTGGCACAGGTTGTTCTGATGTGGTGGGACATAGAGATGGACCCTGACAGCTCAGTTCTACTGTCTGTAGCTCCGTCATGGGCACATCCTACTCCTCACAACATTCATGTTACACAGAAGTCAAACCATCATGGAAAGTGCAGTGTCTCAGTTACATGACTTGTAATTCCTGGGAAGTAAAAAATGACTGTAGTTAGTGTATCTCCTGCAATTCCTCTCCAGGTCAACAGGTGGCGCTGCATGGCAGACATGGTGCAGCTGTACATTGTGCATAATTATCAACAAGTACAATAGGGGGCAGGGTCATcttctctgtatctgtatctgtatagccggtataaccgcccttcagcgtaacacaccagcttcgcaggcacgcggcgcgacagcagctggttatattacactgaacggcctgtcacacctaacctttgcacatctggctgcaatcgttctttgaagctatttagtgaaggtgttcctacagtatctgatgacaacgagttccattctactatgattcttggaaaatatgaatttttgaacacatcaatccttctCTGCATAGTTTTAAAGAACACTATAGGTTTgtcttgcagctagatgtgacaggtcgttcagtccaatgtaaccagctgctgccacactgCATGCCTGCAAAGATGCTGTGTAATgcagaagggcagttataccggctatgtagaATATAGAATGCAATTTAACACCCGGCCCTTGAGCCTTAACCCCGAAATAAACCACTGAATGAGTTTACCAAATGCATTCATGACCTGCTTTTCCCTTTTGTGTTTACGGTGACATAGTGCCTAGTGTGACATCGATATAACCTCCAAATAAACCACCATGTGAACAAAGTGATTGATGTGCCTTATAACTTGTGAGATTCGttaacattttttaaattttttgttaCCCAGTGGCGGGACCATTGGATGCAGGCCGTGTATTTTAACCCCCAGTCCATCCCTGTGGAGAAAGGTACGTACTACGTACAATTGTTTGCTCTAACatcatctacattgtacattcttgCCTGAAATCTGTCGTCAAGattaaatgaaaatattttcagtttggaaaaaaaaattgtcagggAAAACATGTTTTAATAGCTTGTGGAACTCATAAAATCATGTAAGAATCTATCTTTAGATGGATTGCCTCTagtgttttattgttgtattcagtGTAACTGTAATACtcagtggtccgcaacatcagcttgtctgccttgTGCttcactatgtattgtcttgttgcgatttttgataaagaataaagaagttAGAATCTAGCACTTCCAACATGTGTGTTTCCTTTCGAATTTACTCTCTAAATGGAAGTGACTATAGTTGAATATGCTGCTCTCATTGAATGATATTCTTTGTGATTGGTGAATTTATTTTACACAGAAGTCAAAACATCATGTGTGTCTCAGTTAATTCCTGGGAAGTAAAAAATGACTGTAGTTGTTGTATCTCCTGCTGTTCCCACTTAGGTCAACAGGTGGCGCTGCATGGCAGACATGATGAGTACAGCCTGTGGTTCCAGGTGCAGCAGCAGGGGTCAACGAACTCTACAGGGtagacatctttttttttttttttttttcacaaaaagtCTAGAAATCCTTAGATCTGGAAGCTGTTATatgtgaaaaaacaaaatgaatggaATGAAAGAAGTTTGATAATTTTTTCGGTCCATCCAAACCTCATCCacaaaaaacgtaaacaatCCCAGACACAACCACAATCATTTATTAAAGAATAAGCAACaacatattgatatttttggcaaaggtaaaaatctTAATGTAAatctttttgcagtggttttatctttAAGATAAGCTTTCCATTGCAAATAACACATTTCAAATATATT
Protein-coding regions in this window:
- the LOC136437569 gene encoding protein arginine N-methyltransferase 7-like; protein product: MTTFDTALVFSFVFGRLKNKKYKAGLELAIGCVRGRGQHVHVLDIGTGSGLLSMLAAQAGADRVTACECFKPMAGAARKIIKKNGFADKITVIPKRSTDMTAGPGGDMEERANILVAELLDTELIGEGCLYTYQHALKHLVTPDCIFVPHAATVYAQVVESDFMWNWHRLRDLPLTGCEKALVPSLDMEACTGAAAVHDIQLSQVKQGQFKPLTEPIKVFRFEFDKKTESLERQVDLSVTVTETGQAEVVLMWWDIEMVPDSSVLLSVAPSWAHPTPHNMQVVVVMWWDIEMDPDNSVLLSVAPSWAHPTPHNMQVVVVMWWDIEMDPDNSVLLSVAPSWAHPTPHNMQTGTGHHVVGHRDGPRQFSSTVCSSVMDTSYSSQHAGM
- the LOC136437570 gene encoding protein arginine N-methyltransferase 7-like codes for the protein MWWDIEMDPDSSVLLSVAPSWAHPTPHNMQWRDHWMQAVYFNPQSIPVEKGQQVALHGRHDEYSLWFQVQQQGSTNSTGSEVSLERPVCRCGGHMVWSRPRLGMINDTARWHTYAAALKQVLAPGQTCVSVSDASWLPLIAARLGAHEH